The following coding sequences are from one Oncorhynchus clarkii lewisi isolate Uvic-CL-2024 chromosome 20, UVic_Ocla_1.0, whole genome shotgun sequence window:
- the LOC139376693 gene encoding chromobox protein homolog 7-like — protein sequence MELSAIGEQVFAVESIIKKRVRKGNVEYLLKWKGWPPKYSTWEPEEHILDQRLVQTYDEKEQKDRALGYRKRGPKAKRLLLQNTIYNMDLRSAHKALEKPPARLRLSLTRSLESEAEDPTYGACRRSLHPRLAHRKNKPRRSQFMCLASPPGPPNPTKVPTHDDWGRREEEDDMEEEEETRKEQSERETEICSGILNGQDRAEDWSSVIGSDEVTASERSAVWSPVIGPGEVTVTDVTINSLTVTFKEALAAKGFFRGWGLEF from the exons GGAAACGTGGAATATCTGTTGAAGTGGAAGGGATGGCCACCCAA atacagtacatggGAACCAGAGGAGCACATCTTGGACCAGCGTCTGGTGCAGACCTATGATGAGAA AGAGCAGAAGGACAGAGCCCTGGGGTACCGGAAGAGAGGACCCAAAGCTAAAAGGCTTCTACTACAG AATACTATTTACAACATGGATCTCCGGAGCGCCCATAAGGCCCTAGAGAAACCTCCAGCTCGCCTACGTCTTTCCCTGACTCGCTCACTGGAGTCTGAGGCAGAGGACCCAACCTATGGGGCCTGTAGACGGAGCCTGCACCCCCGCCTGGCCCATCGCAAGAACAAACCCAGAAGATCACAGTTCATGTGCCTGGCCTCTCCCCCTGGCCCCCCTAACCCCACAAAGGTCCCCACACATGATGAttggggaaggagagaagaggaagatgacatggaggaagaggaggaaactcGAAAGGAGCAGtcggagcgagagacagagatatgcAGTGGCATTCTGAATG ggcAGGATAGGGCAGAGGACTGGAGTTCTGTGATTGGCTCAGACGAAGTGACCGCGTCAGAGCGGTCTGCTGTTTGGAGCCCAGTGATTGGCCCAGGGGAGGTGACCGTGACTGATGTCACCATAAACTCTCTCACAGTGACTTTCAAAGAAGCCCTGGCAGCCAAAGGCTTCTTCAGAGGCTGGGGCTTAGAGTTCTGA